The sequence below is a genomic window from Rudanella lutea DSM 19387.
GCGCAATTCGGAATAAGCCTCCTGCCAAGGGCCGGTTTTAGCGAAAAACCAATCGACTTCGGGGTTCGGGTCGCTCATAAGAGGGCCGGGTTGATACGTGGTTTGTTTGAGATTTACTCGTCGTTTAGAGAATCGGTCCCCTGCTGTTTGAGCCGTTCCAATCCCGCTTTCATGGCGCTGACCTGCTCGGCCGGGTGTCCCTGCCAACTCGTTACCTCACCTACCACTCTGAAGGGGTGTGTAGAACGGTACGACTTGGTTGGGTTGCCCGGAAATTTCTTGTCGGTCAGGTCGGGATCGTCTTCGATGGGGCCGGTTGGCTCAACCAGATAAATCCGTTCGCGGCCTTCGCCCAGGGCCAATTCGGCACCCCAGATTGCGGCATCTAACGTGGCCGACAGAAAAATGTATTTGGCGTTTTTCTGACGGCCGTAGTTTGAATTAAAGCCTACGTCGATGAGGTCACCGAGTTGAAGGTCGGCTTTGGTGCCGTGGAAATACGTTTGGGCGAAGGCGGTCGGGCTGAGCGGGTTAGAAGTGGTTGGTTGCATGAGTAGACGTTGAGT
It includes:
- the arr gene encoding NAD(+)--rifampin ADP-ribosyltransferase, with the translated sequence MQPTTSNPLSPTAFAQTYFHGTKADLQLGDLIDVGFNSNYGRQKNAKYIFLSATLDAAIWGAELALGEGRERIYLVEPTGPIEDDPDLTDKKFPGNPTKSYRSTHPFRVVGEVTSWQGHPAEQVSAMKAGLERLKQQGTDSLNDE